The Klebsiella sp. RHBSTW-00484 genome includes a window with the following:
- a CDS encoding fimbrial biogenesis chaperone produces MALPLLLTLLACCQTVAAENGGVTVGGTRLIFAGDKKETSLSVSNSDTSPYLIQSWIESQANDPAKPPFIITPPLFRLEGNEQNLLRIVYIGGKLPVDRESLYWLNVKTIPASNIPDGANTLQVAIRTRIKLIYRPSTVKGIPEEVTQRLSWSHHGNKLTVTNPTAFYMNFNEVTVGNHPIAQATFVAPMSTATFDTPANISGQVSWKIISDFGGIGESHSVVR; encoded by the coding sequence ATGGCACTCCCTCTCCTCCTCACATTACTGGCCTGCTGTCAGACCGTCGCCGCAGAAAACGGTGGCGTTACCGTCGGCGGTACGCGGCTTATTTTTGCCGGCGATAAAAAAGAGACTTCGCTGAGCGTCAGCAATTCCGATACCAGCCCCTACCTTATTCAGTCGTGGATTGAGTCCCAAGCCAACGATCCGGCGAAACCACCTTTTATTATTACCCCTCCGCTATTCCGTCTGGAGGGCAACGAACAGAATTTGCTGCGGATCGTCTATATCGGCGGCAAGCTTCCTGTCGATCGCGAATCGCTCTACTGGCTCAACGTTAAAACCATTCCAGCGAGCAATATTCCTGATGGCGCAAACACCCTACAGGTCGCTATCAGAACCCGTATCAAGCTTATCTATCGTCCCAGTACGGTAAAGGGCATTCCTGAAGAAGTGACGCAAAGACTGAGCTGGAGCCATCACGGTAACAAGCTGACGGTAACAAACCCGACAGCGTTTTATATGAATTTCAACGAAGTGACGGTAGGAAATCATCCCATTGCGCAAGCCACCTTTGTCGCGCCGATGAGTACGGCAACCTTTGACACTCCAGCCAACATATCAGGTCAAGTGTCCTGGAAAATCATCAGTGACTTTGGCGGCATTGGGGAGAGTCACAGCGTTGTTCGCTAA
- a CDS encoding fimbrial protein codes for MKKCLIAAVMMTGAMSASVFADDGKINFFGSITDTACTVINNMSNPLSVMMGTVSSKAFTGAGSTASPTKFTIALKDCPKSVSSATVKFDGTADSNVSTLLALTQQTDMAKGVGIQLMDNKNVVVPLYTASSAYPLRPGNNNLDFVARYYATASTVTAGQANSTSNFTLNYN; via the coding sequence ATGAAAAAATGTCTTATTGCCGCAGTTATGATGACCGGCGCAATGTCAGCATCCGTATTTGCTGATGATGGTAAAATTAATTTCTTCGGCTCAATTACCGATACCGCCTGTACCGTTATTAATAACATGAGTAACCCCCTGTCGGTCATGATGGGCACGGTCTCCAGCAAGGCCTTCACCGGTGCGGGGTCCACTGCCTCGCCGACGAAATTCACTATCGCCCTGAAAGACTGCCCAAAATCCGTCAGCTCCGCCACGGTTAAATTCGATGGCACGGCGGATAGCAACGTCAGTACTCTTTTGGCACTGACCCAGCAGACGGATATGGCGAAAGGGGTGGGTATTCAACTGATGGACAATAAAAATGTCGTTGTTCCATTATATACGGCCTCTTCCGCTTATCCGCTTCGTCCAGGCAATAATAATCTCGACTTCGTTGCCCGTTATTATGCGACGGCAAGCACTGTGACCGCAGGTCAGGCGAATTCGACCAGCAACTTCACCCTCAATTACAACTAA